Below is a genomic region from Parageobacillus toebii NBRC 107807.
AAGCAGTTGGACGCGATTATTACATTCGCTGAGCAATTAAACGAGTTGGATACAGAAAACGTACCGCCAACATCTCATGTACTTGATATGAAGAATGTCATGCGCGAAGATGTGCCAACACCAGGGCTCCCGCTTGAAGAAGTGTTGAAAAACGCGCCGGACCACCAAGACGGGCAATTCCGCGTACCAGCCATTTTAGAGTAAGGAGGGGGAAGCAATGTCATTATTTGACCATAAAATTTCCGAATTACATCGTTTATTACATAAAAAAGAAATTTCTGTTTCCGATTTAGTGGATGAATCATTCCGCCGCATTGGCGAAGTGGAAGAACAAGTGCAAGCGTTTTTAACACTAAATGAAGAAAACGCGCGCGCGAAAGCGAAAGAGTTAGATGACAAGCTAGCGAAAGAAGGAAACGATTTTGGCGTGCTTTTTGGCATGCCGATTGGCATTAAAGATAATATTGTAACAAAAGGGCTTCGCACGACATGTGCAAGCAAAATTTTATATAACTTTGACCCAATTTATGACGCAACGGTTATGGAGCGCTTAAACGAAGCCGGTGCGATTACGATTGGAAAATTAAACATGGACGAGTTTGCCATGGGGTCTTCTACGGAAAACTCCGGTTTTCAGCTCACGCGCAACCCGTGGGATTTAGAGCGCGTACCGGGCGGCTCCAGCGGCGGTTCCGCTGCGGCAGTAGCGGCAGGCGAAGTACCGTTTGCTTTAGGTTCTGATACGGGCGGTTCGATTCGCCAGCCGGCGGCATTTTGTGGAGTTGTCGGGCTGAAACCTACATACGGCCGTGTATCGCGCTTCGGGCTTGTCGCGTTTGCCTCTTCACTTGACCAAATCGGCCCGATTACGCGTACGGTAGAGGATAACGCCTACTTATTGCAAGTCATCGCTGGTTTAGATCCAATGGATTCGACATCGGCAAACGTAGAAGTGCCAAATTACGTAGAGGCGCTTACCGGCGACATTAAAGGCTTAAAAATCGCCGTGCCGAAAGAATATTTAGGCGAAGGTGTTGCGGAAGAGGTTCGCCAATCCGTCCTTGATGCATTAAAAGTATTGGAAAAATTAGGAGCGACATGGGAAGAAGTATCACTTCCGCACTCGAAGTATGCGCTGGCGACTTACTATTTGCTTGCTTCTTCGGAAGCATCCGCGAACCTTGCCCGCTTTGACGGTGTGCGTTACGGATACCGCACGGATAATGCGAAAAACTTGATCGATATGTACAAACAAACGCGCAGCGAAGGCTTCGGCAACGAAGTGAAACGCCGCATCATGCTTGGGACGTTCGCGTTAAGCGCCGGATATTATGACGCGTATTATAAAAAGGCGCAACAAGTGCGGACATTAATCAAACAAGATTTCGAAAAGGTATTTGAGAAATACGACGTCATTATCGGACCAACGACGCCGACACCAGCATTTAAAATCGGTGAAAAAACGCACGACCCGCTAACGATGTACGCGAACGACATTTTAACGATTCCAGTAAACCTTGCCGGCGTTCCTGGAATCTCCGTACCGTGCGGATTTGTGAACGGCTTGCCGGTCGGCTTGCAAATTATCGGCAAACATTTTGATGAAAGCACAATTTACCGCGTCGCTCATGCGTTCGAGCAAGCGACTGACTATCATAAACAAAAACCAGCGTTATAAGGGGGGAAACATGATGAATTTTGAAACGGTCATTGGTCTTGAAGTTCACGTTGAGCTAAAGACAAAATCGAAAATTTTCTCCAGTAGTCCAAATGCGTTCGGAGCGCCCCCAAACACGCAAACGAACGTGATCGATTTAGGCTATCCAGGGGTTCTTCCGGTATTGAATAGACAAGCGGTAGAATTTGCGATGAAGGCAGCGATGGCGCTAAACTGCGAAATCGCGACCGAAACGAAATTTGACCGTAAAAACTATTTTTATCCGGATAACCCAAAAGCGTACCAAATTTCGCAATATGACCAGCCGCTTGGCAAAAACGGCTGGATTGAAATCGAAGTGAACGGCAAAAAGAAAAAAATCGGCATCACCCGCATTCATTTAGAAGAAGACGCAGGGAAACTGACGCATACCGGAGATGGATATTCACTTGTCGATTTCAACCGCCAAGGCACTCCATTAATTGAGATTGTGTCAGAACCGGACATTCGTTCGCCAGAAGAAGCGTATGCGTATTTGGAAAAATTAAAATCGATCATCCAATATACAGGCGTTTCCGATTGTAAAATGGAAGAAGGTTCGCTTCGCTGCGACGCGAACATTTCCCTTCGTCCAATTGGTTCAGACAAATTCGGCACGAAAACAGAGTTGAAAAACTTAAACTCATTTAACTTTGTGCGCATGGGGCTCGAATACGAAGCAAAGCGGCAAGAGAAAATTTTGCTTTCCGGCGGCGTCATCCAGCAAGAAACGCGTCGCTTTGACGAAGCGACAAAAACAACGGTGCTCATGCGCGTCAAAGAAGGTTCGGAAGACTACCGCTACTTCCCAGAACCAGACCTTGTTATGCTATATATCGACGACGAGTGGAAAGAACGCGTTCGCGCTTCGATTCCAGAGCTTCCAGACGCGCGCAAAAAACGCTATATCGAAGAGCTTGGCTTGCCGGAATACGATGCGAAAGTATTAACGCTGACGAAAGAAATGGCCGATTTCTTCGAAGCGACGGTCGCAAACGGAGCAGATCCGAAATTGGCGTCCAACTGGCTCATGGTTGAAGTATCTGGCTATTTAAACGCAGAACAAAAAGAACTGCATGAGATCGCGCTGACGCCAGAAAGCTTAGCGGGCATGATTAAGCTCATTCAAAACGGCACGATTTCGTCGAAAATCGCGAAAAAAGTGTTTAAAGAACTCGTCGAAAAAGGCGGAGACCCAGAGAAGATTGTCAAAGAAAAAGGGCTTGTGCAAATTTCCGATGAGGCGACATTGCGCAAAATCGTCATCGAAGTATTGGATGCTAATCCGCAATCCGTTGAAGACTATAAAAACGGAAAAGACCGCGCGCTTGGTTTCTTAGTCGGCCAAGTGATGAAAGCGACAAAAGGACAAGCCAACCCGCCGCTTGTCAATAAGTTGTTAGTAGAAGAAATTAACAAACGATAAACAAGTTAAAGCTGGCTGCATCAAGCCAGCTTTTTATTTTTATCTTAATTTTATGATGCTACAATCAGTTAAGCTTGAAGTCGAAAAAAGCGGGATACCAAGAGGCGATTTTGCCGATGCTTTGAGAAGATATAGGAAGGAAAAGTCGGATTTTTCATGATAAATTCGTCTTTTTTCTTTTAAATAACAAGTTATTAAAACGCAATGTTAGCGTGGAATGTTCTTGGGAATAATAGAAAAATTTTATAAAAAAATAATATTATAAAAATATACAATAGTTTTTTTATTTATGTTATTCTATATTGTAAGCAGAATTATTAACTTTTATGTAAAAAAATAACAATAGGAGGGATGAGGATGTTGAGGAAAAGATCCATATTGCTTACTTTATTGTGTACAATTATGTTAATTATTGCTACTGCTTGCAGCGGTGGCGGCAATGAAGCGAAAAATGAAAATAAAGGAAAAAGCAGTGGGAAAAGCGGAGATACGGTTGACCTCTTGATGGGGACAGGAAGCCAAGGGGGTACATATTATCCACTTGGAGCAGAAATGGCCAATGTTTGGAATAAAAATATTAAAAGTATCAATGTTACATCCACTGAATCTGGTGCCTCTGTTGAAAACCTCGCCAAAATTGCTAATGGAGAATTCGATTTAGGGATGACTGTAAACCTTCCGGCATATGATGCTTACGAAGGAAAAGGAGATTTTAAAGGAAGAAAAGTAGAGAATTTCGCGTTTATCGGCCATATTTATCCAGAAGTATTGCAAATTGTGACGAGAGAAAGTTTCGGGATTAATTCTATCGCTGACTTAAAAGGAAAACGGATCGCAATCGGACCGCCAGGAAGTGGTACGCAATCAGCCGCAAAAATCGTATTAGAAGCTTTCGGTATTAAAGACGGTGACTATGAAGCTTATCAAGAAGGCTTCGGTGATGCGAAAGCGAAGCTGCAAGACGGCACGATTGACGCATCGTTCGGATTGCTTGGCCTGCCTGATGCCGGAATTGATGAACTGCAAGCATCTGTAAAAGACGTGAAACTTTTAGAAATTACTGGTGAAGAACTGGCTTATGTTGAAAAGAACAGCGGCTACACTCGATATACGATGAAAGCCGGTTCATATGAATGGTTGAAAAAAGATGTCAGTACTGTTTCCGCGTTTGCGATTTTAGTCGCTAATACAGATACAGTGGATGATGAGACAGCGTATCAGCTTGCGAAAGTAATGATTGAAAAAGCAAATGAAAACACACACCAACAGGCAAAACATATGACAAAAGAAAACGCATTGAATGGACGCGGAAATTTACCAATTCATCCAGGTGCAGAAAAATACTATAAAGAAATTGGTATCCTTAAGTAATAAAAAGGGCCAGACTAAGCGTCCTGGTCCTTTTTTCAATAATTCTCCTATCACAAAATCTCTTGTTTTTCCATTAATCTTAACGATGTGCTCCCTATGATTTTACTGTTGCCTATTTCAACCGGTAACAAGTAATTAACTTCATTTAGGTGGTGATGACGATGAAATGGCGTAAAAAAAAAGATATGAAAGAAAAGCCGCTTGAAGAATTGTCTCAAGAGGAAATACTAGAAAAATATGACCGAGAAAGTTCCTACAGAAAAAATCTCGGGAAATGGTCATGGGTTGTCCTCTTTTTAGGTGTATCATTAACGTTGTTCCATTTGTACACAGGGTATCGCGGCGCGTTTGAAGCGAGAATTCAAGGTCCTATACACCTAGGAACCGCTTTAGGCCTCATTTTTTTGCTTTATCCGATTAAAAAAGGATTGCATCGGAAACAAAAGGGAGTTCCTTGGTATGATGTCGTGC
It encodes:
- the gatC gene encoding Asp-tRNA(Asn)/Glu-tRNA(Gln) amidotransferase subunit GatC codes for the protein MSRISIEQVKHVAHLARLAITDEEAEMFTKQLDAIITFAEQLNELDTENVPPTSHVLDMKNVMREDVPTPGLPLEEVLKNAPDHQDGQFRVPAILE
- the gatA gene encoding Asp-tRNA(Asn)/Glu-tRNA(Gln) amidotransferase subunit GatA, which codes for MSLFDHKISELHRLLHKKEISVSDLVDESFRRIGEVEEQVQAFLTLNEENARAKAKELDDKLAKEGNDFGVLFGMPIGIKDNIVTKGLRTTCASKILYNFDPIYDATVMERLNEAGAITIGKLNMDEFAMGSSTENSGFQLTRNPWDLERVPGGSSGGSAAAVAAGEVPFALGSDTGGSIRQPAAFCGVVGLKPTYGRVSRFGLVAFASSLDQIGPITRTVEDNAYLLQVIAGLDPMDSTSANVEVPNYVEALTGDIKGLKIAVPKEYLGEGVAEEVRQSVLDALKVLEKLGATWEEVSLPHSKYALATYYLLASSEASANLARFDGVRYGYRTDNAKNLIDMYKQTRSEGFGNEVKRRIMLGTFALSAGYYDAYYKKAQQVRTLIKQDFEKVFEKYDVIIGPTTPTPAFKIGEKTHDPLTMYANDILTIPVNLAGVPGISVPCGFVNGLPVGLQIIGKHFDESTIYRVAHAFEQATDYHKQKPAL
- the gatB gene encoding Asp-tRNA(Asn)/Glu-tRNA(Gln) amidotransferase subunit GatB, encoding MNFETVIGLEVHVELKTKSKIFSSSPNAFGAPPNTQTNVIDLGYPGVLPVLNRQAVEFAMKAAMALNCEIATETKFDRKNYFYPDNPKAYQISQYDQPLGKNGWIEIEVNGKKKKIGITRIHLEEDAGKLTHTGDGYSLVDFNRQGTPLIEIVSEPDIRSPEEAYAYLEKLKSIIQYTGVSDCKMEEGSLRCDANISLRPIGSDKFGTKTELKNLNSFNFVRMGLEYEAKRQEKILLSGGVIQQETRRFDEATKTTVLMRVKEGSEDYRYFPEPDLVMLYIDDEWKERVRASIPELPDARKKRYIEELGLPEYDAKVLTLTKEMADFFEATVANGADPKLASNWLMVEVSGYLNAEQKELHEIALTPESLAGMIKLIQNGTISSKIAKKVFKELVEKGGDPEKIVKEKGLVQISDEATLRKIVIEVLDANPQSVEDYKNGKDRALGFLVGQVMKATKGQANPPLVNKLLVEEINKR
- a CDS encoding TAXI family TRAP transporter solute-binding subunit, with amino-acid sequence MLRKRSILLTLLCTIMLIIATACSGGGNEAKNENKGKSSGKSGDTVDLLMGTGSQGGTYYPLGAEMANVWNKNIKSINVTSTESGASVENLAKIANGEFDLGMTVNLPAYDAYEGKGDFKGRKVENFAFIGHIYPEVLQIVTRESFGINSIADLKGKRIAIGPPGSGTQSAAKIVLEAFGIKDGDYEAYQEGFGDAKAKLQDGTIDASFGLLGLPDAGIDELQASVKDVKLLEITGEELAYVEKNSGYTRYTMKAGSYEWLKKDVSTVSAFAILVANTDTVDDETAYQLAKVMIEKANENTHQQAKHMTKENALNGRGNLPIHPGAEKYYKEIGILK